A window from Solanum stenotomum isolate F172 chromosome 5, ASM1918654v1, whole genome shotgun sequence encodes these proteins:
- the LOC125864391 gene encoding protein NRT1/ PTR FAMILY 5.6-like: protein MDKIKRREELVEIDEQKWVNDSSLDHKGRVPLRGSTGVWKASLFIIVIEFSERLSYFGLATSLIIYLTKVIHQDLKTAAKSVNYWSGVTTLMPLLGGFLADAFLGRFSTVLASSIVYLLGLILLTMSRVIPSLKPCDTDLCHEPRNVHEVIFFLAIYLISIGTGGHKPSLESFGADQFDDDYPQERKKKMSFFNWWNFGLCCGLLLGATLIVYVQDCVSWAMADLILTLVMASSIIIFVAGRPFYRYRKATGSPLTPMLQVFVAAIRKKNLLFPANPSHLYEIPKSDTSQRRLLCHTEKLKFLDKAAIVDGTQDSVVQQQNPWRLATVTKVEELKLVINMIPIWLTTIPFGICVAQTTTFFIKQGVTLDRKIVHNFEIPPASIFALAAIGMIISITIYDKILVPVLRRATGNERGISILQRIGFGMIFSVSTMIVAALVERKRLNLVHKNPLEGSSTMSVFWLAPQFLIIGIGDGFTLVGLQEYFYDQVPDSMRSLGIAFYLSVIGAANFVSSLLITIVDHITEKNGKSWFGKDLNSSRLDYFYWLLSIMTAVNLCVYVIVARNYSYKNVHCKATISVADCNNTDDREAMA, encoded by the exons atggataaaataaagagaagagaagaattAGTAGAAATTGATGAGCAAAAATGGGTTAATGATTCTTCTTTGGATCATAAAGGAAGAGTTCCTCTCAGGGGTTCAACTGGTGTATGGAAAGCCTCTCTCTTCATTATTG TAATTGAATTCAGTGAGAGGCTAAGTTACTTTGGATTAGCCACAAGTTTGATTATTTACTTAACAAAAGTCATCCATCAAGACCTCAAAACAGCTGCAAAAAGTGTCAATTACTGGTCTGGTGTCACCACTTTGATGCCATTGCTTGGAGGATTTCTTGCTGATGCATTCTTGGGAAGATTCTCCACAGTTCTTGCCTCGTCCATTGTCTATTTGCTG GGCTTGATTCTCTTGACAATGTCTAGAGTGATCCCGAGTTTGAAACCTTGCGACACTGACCTATGTCATGAACCTAGAAATGTCCACGAGGTGATTTTCTTCCTCGCGATCTACCTAATCTCAATTGGTACTGGAGGTCACAAGCCTTCTCTTGAGAGCTTCGGAGCTGATCAATTTGATGATGACTATCctcaagaaagaaagaagaaaatgtcATTTTTCAACTGGTGGAATTTTGGACTCTGTTGTGGACTACTACTTGGTGCTACTCTGATTGTTTATGTACAAGACTGTGTTAGCTGGGCTATGGCGGATTTGATCCTTACACTAGTAATGGCTTCTAGTATAATCATTTTCGTTGCAGGTAGACCGTTCTATCGTTATAGAAAGGCAACTGGAAGTCCCTTAACACCAATGTTACAAGTGTTTGTAGCtgcaataagaaaaaaaaatcttctttttccTGCCAATCCTTCTCATTTATATGAAATTCCCAAATCCGACACTAGCCAAAGGAGGCTTTTATGTCACACCGAAAAGCTCAA gTTCCTTGATAAAGCTGCAATTGTTGATGGCACACAAGATTCAGTAGTACAGCAACAGAATCCATGGAGACTTGCAACTGTAACCAAAGTGGAAGAATTGAAATTAGTTATCAACATGATTCCTATTTGGCTAACAACTATACCATTTGGTATTTGTGTGGCACAAACCACGACATTTTTCATCAAACAAGGCGTGACTCTAGACAGGAAGATAGTTCACAATTTTGAAATCCCCCCTGCATCAATATTCGCGTTAGCTGCTATTGGCATGATAATATCCATCACTATCTACGACAAAATCCTCGTGCCTGTCTTAAGACGGGCAACAGGAAACGAGAGAGGGATTAGTATCCTCCAAAGGATTGGTTTTGGAATGATCTTCTCTGTTTCTACTATGATCGTTGCAGCTTTAGTCGAAAGGAAAAGACTGAATCTTGTTCACAAGAATCCACTCGAAGGCTCGAGTACAATGAGTGTGTTTTGGCTAGCACCACAATTCCTTATAATTGGAATAGGAGATGGATTTACCTTAGTTGGATTACAAGAATACTTCTATGATCAAGTGCCTGATTCAATGAGAAGTTTAGGCATTGCATTTTACCTTAGTGTAATTGGAGCTGCAAATTTTGTTAGCAGCCTATTGATAACAATTGTGGATCATATAACAGAAAAAAATGGCAAGAGTTGGTTTGGGAAGGATCTGAATAGTAGTCGTCTCGACTATTTCTACTGGCTGTTATCGATCATGACAGCAGTGAATTTGTGTGTTTATGTCATTGTTGCGAGGAATTATTCGTACAAGAATGTTCACTGTAAGGCAACTATATCTGTGGCTGATTGCAACAATACAGATGATCGCGAAGCAATGGCTTAG